A stretch of the Leptospiraceae bacterium genome encodes the following:
- a CDS encoding class I SAM-dependent methyltransferase, whose protein sequence is MSSSYKLIDSGDYEKLEIIGGYKLIRPALGSPYKKTNPKLWEKPDAHYTKNDTGSGQWKFYRKIPESFSIEIGSLSAKIKLTPFGHIGIFPEQESNWELIQKMGEIQNNFEVLNLFAYSGMSTLAALNGDYPVCHVDSSKGMIAWARENAQLSGLADKKVRWIEDDVLKFLKREVKRNHPYKGFILDPPTYGRGAKGEIWKIEDDLIPLIEEMMKLCENKPEFVLLSCHSTGFSPLTLTRILQGYIKSEGSYFSKELFIKEDTGGKLPGGFCAYFLSKKFSSLYSHFKS, encoded by the coding sequence ATGAGTAGTTCTTACAAATTAATCGATTCTGGTGATTATGAAAAATTAGAAATCATCGGTGGATATAAATTGATACGCCCAGCCCTAGGCTCTCCCTATAAAAAAACCAATCCTAAACTTTGGGAAAAGCCGGATGCACACTACACGAAAAATGATACGGGTAGTGGACAATGGAAGTTTTACCGCAAGATTCCTGAAAGTTTTTCGATTGAAATCGGAAGTCTTTCTGCTAAAATAAAACTCACTCCCTTCGGGCATATAGGCATTTTCCCCGAACAGGAATCGAACTGGGAATTAATCCAAAAAATGGGAGAGATTCAAAATAATTTTGAAGTTCTAAATCTCTTTGCTTACTCCGGCATGTCCACATTAGCCGCGTTAAATGGAGATTATCCGGTATGTCATGTGGATTCTTCAAAAGGAATGATTGCTTGGGCTAGAGAAAATGCACAACTTTCCGGTCTTGCTGATAAAAAAGTGCGCTGGATTGAAGATGATGTTTTAAAATTTTTAAAAAGAGAAGTAAAACGAAATCATCCTTACAAAGGATTTATCCTGGATCCGCCTACTTATGGTCGAGGAGCTAAGGGCGAAATTTGGAAGATCGAAGATGACTTAATTCCACTGATTGAGGAGATGATGAAGCTTTGTGAGAATAAGCCAGAGTTTGTGCTTTTGTCCTGTCATTCTACTGGATTTTCTCCGCTTACACTTACACGGATTTTACAAGGGTATATAAAATCAGAAGGATCTTATTTTTCAAAAGAGTTATTCATAAAGGAGGATACTGGCGGTAAGCTGCCAGGCGGATTCTGTGCTTATTTTTTGAGTAAGAAGTTTTCTAGTCTGTATTCTCATT